The proteins below come from a single Salinivibrio kushneri genomic window:
- the fliJ gene encoding flagellar export protein FliJ, producing MADHALQLLLEKAQEDEKQAQLSVSAAQQSLDDYYRQLEQIEQYRLEYCRQMSERGQSGLSASAFGHLNKFIVQLDETLAKQRDAEHQFKDHLEQCRQTWQQTRQHRQSLEWLIEKREREEAERARYQEQRQMDEMAAIIARRRPSPFSSS from the coding sequence ATGGCCGATCACGCACTTCAGTTGCTGTTAGAGAAAGCCCAAGAGGATGAAAAGCAGGCCCAGCTCAGTGTGAGCGCGGCTCAGCAATCACTTGATGATTACTATCGCCAGTTGGAGCAAATTGAACAGTACCGGCTTGAGTATTGCCGTCAGATGTCTGAGCGTGGTCAGTCAGGGCTATCGGCCAGCGCCTTTGGTCATTTAAATAAATTCATTGTTCAGCTTGATGAAACCTTGGCAAAACAAAGAGATGCAGAGCATCAATTTAAAGATCATTTAGAGCAGTGCCGTCAGACATGGCAACAAACCCGCCAGCACCGGCAATCACTAGAATGGCTGATAGAAAAACGAGAACGTGAGGAAGCAGAGCGTGCTCGTTACCAAGAACAACGACAAATGGATGAAATGGCAGCGATTATCGCACGTCGACGTCCCTCGCCCTTCTCTTCATCATAA
- the fliP gene encoding flagellar type III secretion system pore protein FliP (The bacterial flagellar biogenesis protein FliP forms a type III secretion system (T3SS)-type pore required for flagellar assembly.), which produces MTIRMLLATWVWVAATLFTPFAAGEQEATPAQESITTESISESGEAARLEVGRNTGGGIPAVTMRVNPDGSEDYSVTLQILAIMTALGFLPAVVILMTSFTRIVVVMAILRQAMGLQQTPSNQVIIGIAMFLTLFIMSPVIDRMNTEAIQPYINEQVTAREAFDRVQVPLREFMLRQTRVKDLETFVNMSGAQVDEPEQVPMTVLIPAFVTSELKTAFQIGFMLFLPFLVIDLVVASVLMAMGMMMLSPMIVSLPFKLMLFVLVDGWNLILSTLAASFG; this is translated from the coding sequence ATGACCATACGAATGTTATTGGCCACTTGGGTCTGGGTAGCAGCCACCTTATTTACACCGTTTGCTGCTGGTGAACAAGAAGCGACGCCAGCACAAGAAAGCATCACCACCGAATCGATTAGCGAAAGCGGTGAGGCGGCACGTTTAGAAGTGGGCCGTAATACGGGAGGTGGGATCCCAGCGGTCACGATGCGTGTCAACCCGGATGGCAGTGAAGACTACTCGGTCACGTTGCAAATCTTAGCAATCATGACCGCTTTAGGGTTTTTACCTGCAGTTGTCATTCTGATGACGTCGTTCACTCGGATTGTGGTGGTGATGGCGATTTTGCGCCAAGCTATGGGGCTACAGCAAACACCCTCTAATCAGGTGATCATCGGTATCGCGATGTTTCTAACCTTGTTTATCATGTCGCCAGTCATTGACAGAATGAATACTGAGGCGATTCAGCCGTATATTAATGAGCAGGTTACCGCGCGAGAAGCGTTTGATCGCGTACAGGTGCCACTGCGTGAGTTTATGCTTAGGCAAACGCGAGTCAAAGATTTAGAGACCTTCGTCAATATGTCAGGCGCTCAGGTCGATGAGCCTGAGCAAGTGCCGATGACGGTACTGATCCCAGCGTTTGTCACATCAGAGCTGAAAACTGCGTTCCAAATTGGTTTTATGCTGTTCTTGCCATTTTTGGTGATTGATTTGGTCGTGGCATCCGTATTGATGGCGATGGGTATGATGATGCTATCGCCCATGATAGTGTCATTACCATTCAAGTTGATGCTATTTGTTCTGGTTGATGGGTGGAACCTTATCCTCTCCACCTTAGCCGCCAGTTTCGGCTAA
- the fliM gene encoding flagellar motor switch protein FliM — MTDLLSQDEIDALLHGVDDVEEEDNEPEADKEGAVSFDFSSQDRIVRGRMPTLELINERFARHMRISLFNMLRKTAEVSINGVQMMKFGEYQNTLYVPTSLNMVRFRPLKGTSLITMEARLVFILVENFFGGDGRFHARIEGREFTPTERRVIQMLLKLMFEDYKDAWAPVMEVAFEYLDSEVNPAMANIVSPSEVIVVSSFHIELDGGGGDIHMVMPYSMLEPIRELLDAGVQSDKMDTDVRWSKALRDEILDVNVELSAKLLDVTLSLRDLMELQKGDVIPVDMPDACTVFVEDLPTYRAKMGQSSDKLALKIVEKLKRPEMAKSDISLLQDKPELLDDLEEDLPIDDKQGNAQ; from the coding sequence GTGACAGACTTACTCAGCCAAGACGAGATTGATGCGCTCTTACACGGTGTTGATGACGTCGAAGAGGAAGATAACGAGCCCGAAGCCGATAAAGAGGGTGCTGTCTCCTTTGATTTCTCGTCACAAGACCGAATTGTACGTGGGCGAATGCCGACGCTCGAGCTTATCAATGAGCGCTTTGCCCGTCATATGCGCATTAGCTTGTTTAACATGCTGCGGAAAACTGCCGAGGTATCAATCAACGGCGTGCAGATGATGAAATTTGGCGAGTATCAAAACACCTTATACGTGCCGACCAGTTTAAATATGGTGCGCTTCCGTCCACTAAAAGGCACCAGTTTGATTACCATGGAGGCACGGCTGGTTTTCATCTTGGTGGAAAACTTCTTTGGCGGCGACGGACGCTTTCATGCTCGGATTGAAGGGCGAGAGTTTACGCCAACCGAGCGACGCGTCATCCAAATGCTGTTGAAGCTGATGTTCGAGGATTATAAAGACGCGTGGGCGCCGGTGATGGAAGTCGCTTTTGAGTATTTAGACTCAGAAGTGAATCCGGCAATGGCCAACATTGTCAGCCCTTCAGAAGTGATTGTGGTGAGTTCATTCCATATTGAGCTGGATGGTGGTGGCGGTGACATTCATATGGTCATGCCTTATTCAATGCTGGAGCCGATCCGCGAACTGCTCGATGCTGGGGTGCAAAGTGACAAGATGGATACCGATGTGCGCTGGAGTAAAGCGCTGCGGGATGAGATCTTGGATGTGAATGTTGAATTGAGTGCCAAGCTATTGGATGTCACCTTATCGTTGCGCGATCTGATGGAGCTGCAAAAAGGCGATGTGATCCCGGTTGATATGCCGGACGCTTGTACCGTGTTCGTGGAGGACTTGCCGACCTATCGGGCGAAAATGGGGCAGTCTAGCGATAAACTGGCGCTAAAAATTGTGGAAAAACTTAAACGCCCTGAAATGGCGAAGTCTGATATTTCGTTGTTGCAGGACAAACCTGAGCTACTCGATGATCTCGAGGAAGACTTACCCATTGATGATAAACAAGGTAATGCTCAGTGA
- a CDS encoding flagellar assembly protein FliH gives MSLEKRRGYIRVDEADAESIDKWALPPYNEGENLPKDTALNYDPSWEPEVEVEPEENEPAPEPLTADALDAIRQQGYDEGYEEGKQLGHAEGLEAGLEQGHEKGHEEGKKAGFEQGLADGQALIEARCQQLDSILNQLSHPLEKLDMDVEQQLLVMVQTLTKSLTGVELATNPQVILHTLRAAIAALPVADHPVTAALHPDDYAIVTDAYDDDMLAARDWTLQSEPALSRGDVHVKAKDSVVDYRYADRVDALLREFQGQNQPRQAASSDAETVEPVDSGAYANEPAAPEHEPSSDEPVEREATQAPQDEAASTEDPGQS, from the coding sequence ATGAGTTTAGAAAAACGCCGTGGCTATATCCGCGTTGATGAGGCCGATGCCGAAAGCATTGATAAGTGGGCATTGCCCCCTTACAACGAAGGCGAAAACCTGCCCAAAGACACCGCACTCAATTACGATCCCAGTTGGGAGCCGGAGGTTGAGGTAGAGCCGGAGGAAAACGAGCCTGCTCCCGAACCTTTAACCGCCGATGCCCTCGATGCCATTCGCCAGCAGGGTTATGACGAAGGGTATGAAGAAGGCAAGCAGCTGGGGCATGCCGAGGGGCTCGAGGCTGGTTTAGAACAAGGGCATGAGAAAGGCCATGAAGAAGGAAAAAAGGCGGGATTTGAGCAAGGCCTCGCCGATGGGCAAGCGCTGATTGAAGCGCGTTGCCAGCAGCTTGACAGCATACTCAATCAGTTAAGTCATCCGTTAGAAAAGCTGGATATGGATGTTGAGCAACAACTGTTGGTGATGGTCCAGACCTTGACCAAATCATTAACAGGTGTGGAGCTAGCCACGAATCCTCAGGTGATTCTACACACCTTACGTGCCGCCATTGCCGCTTTGCCAGTGGCCGATCACCCTGTCACTGCTGCTTTGCACCCAGATGACTATGCCATTGTCACCGACGCGTATGACGACGATATGCTTGCAGCCCGCGACTGGACCTTGCAATCAGAGCCCGCGCTCTCGCGTGGAGATGTCCATGTAAAAGCCAAAGATTCAGTCGTCGACTACCGCTATGCTGACCGCGTGGACGCGTTGTTACGAGAGTTTCAAGGGCAGAATCAACCCCGCCAAGCGGCGTCATCAGACGCTGAAACGGTAGAGCCTGTCGATAGCGGCGCCTATGCCAACGAACCGGCGGCCCCCGAGCACGAGCCGTCAAGTGATGAACCTGTTGAGCGAGAAGCCACACAAGCGCCGCAAGATGAAGCCGCGTCGACTGAGGATCCAGGACAATCATAA
- a CDS encoding flagellar hook-length control protein FliK: MTQSMLTLSNVSSKTQSAPKEGASSEVKGEQSAGFLSALHQSLNGSEGQEESIKLTSDGKTLLVDGQAIDAEAMLADGVFSEAEMEKIADMTAMEESQSLLMRLNQAAEMLTGKSLPAGGDTKALSADALPISDADNIERVGRQIQEGEVDKQALLAELSKALPDEVSAEEVLAQLSPEQLAALVAQVKATQDRSAGALEQGAGRQLALDSSGEAAKGGQSQLTDGSAIKWAAMKAQQESQHGAAKMAPGEPTLGDPSTANKEPALKDLLAKEGAMTKTNELADKLRQATGQQQNMANPDVKGGAAGNPNAASLLAGQNSQSDGLSKAALKAMAEQAVQTDAALAAGSAASAAEGASRGENLAQQLASSLGTPSANAATARQDIQVAQSAQAPLPLGQTPSEAGAALTERINVMLSKNLKQVDIRLDPPELGRMQIKLGVNNDQASVHITVANQQARDAVEQAMPRLRDMLQQQGLQLTQGSVQQQDSGAQQMASGQHGNGASHADGAPLGTTGPDDSDDTMLTGQTLSVSHSDRAVDYYA; the protein is encoded by the coding sequence ATGACGCAGTCAATGCTGACACTTTCCAATGTTTCGAGTAAAACCCAGTCTGCGCCTAAAGAGGGCGCGTCCAGTGAGGTGAAAGGAGAGCAAAGTGCCGGCTTTTTGTCCGCTTTGCATCAATCCCTCAATGGAAGTGAAGGACAAGAGGAGTCAATCAAGCTTACCTCTGATGGCAAAACCTTACTCGTTGATGGTCAGGCAATTGATGCGGAAGCCATGTTGGCTGACGGTGTGTTCAGCGAGGCTGAGATGGAAAAAATTGCCGATATGACGGCAATGGAAGAAAGCCAATCCTTATTAATGCGCTTGAACCAAGCCGCTGAAATGCTCACTGGCAAATCCTTGCCTGCCGGTGGTGACACCAAGGCATTATCTGCCGATGCATTACCGATAAGCGACGCTGACAACATCGAGCGAGTCGGTCGCCAGATTCAAGAGGGTGAAGTAGACAAACAAGCACTGCTTGCTGAACTCTCTAAAGCGTTGCCGGATGAGGTTTCCGCTGAGGAGGTATTGGCACAGTTGTCGCCCGAACAACTCGCAGCCTTAGTCGCCCAGGTTAAAGCAACGCAAGATCGTAGCGCAGGAGCATTAGAGCAAGGTGCTGGGCGCCAACTTGCGCTTGATAGTAGTGGTGAGGCGGCCAAAGGGGGACAATCCCAGTTGACGGATGGGTCGGCGATCAAGTGGGCGGCCATGAAGGCGCAGCAGGAGAGTCAACATGGGGCTGCTAAGATGGCGCCCGGCGAGCCAACCTTAGGCGATCCTTCAACAGCCAATAAAGAGCCTGCGCTCAAAGACTTGTTAGCCAAAGAAGGGGCGATGACTAAAACGAATGAACTGGCTGATAAGCTGCGACAGGCGACCGGCCAGCAACAAAACATGGCAAACCCTGACGTAAAGGGTGGCGCAGCAGGCAACCCGAATGCCGCTTCGCTGCTGGCGGGGCAAAACAGTCAGTCAGACGGTCTGAGTAAAGCGGCGTTAAAAGCGATGGCAGAACAGGCGGTTCAAACTGACGCAGCCTTGGCTGCAGGCAGCGCAGCAAGCGCGGCGGAAGGTGCCTCGCGAGGCGAAAACTTGGCCCAGCAGCTGGCAAGCAGTCTAGGCACACCAAGCGCGAACGCGGCGACAGCACGACAAGATATCCAGGTAGCTCAAAGTGCGCAGGCCCCGCTACCTTTGGGGCAAACGCCTAGCGAAGCTGGCGCGGCATTGACTGAGCGAATCAATGTGATGTTGTCCAAAAACCTGAAGCAGGTAGATATTCGTCTCGACCCGCCTGAGCTTGGGCGGATGCAAATTAAGCTGGGGGTCAATAATGACCAAGCGTCAGTGCACATAACGGTTGCCAACCAGCAAGCGCGTGATGCGGTCGAACAGGCGATGCCGAGACTGCGCGATATGTTGCAGCAACAGGGGCTACAGTTAACCCAAGGCTCTGTGCAGCAACAAGACAGTGGCGCGCAACAGATGGCTTCAGGCCAGCATGGCAATGGTGCCAGCCACGCAGATGGGGCGCCACTCGGTACGACAGGGCCGGATGATAGCGATGATACAATGCTAACCGGACAAACGCTGAGCGTCTCTCACAGTGACCGCGCTGTCGATTACTATGCTTAA
- the fliL gene encoding flagellar basal body-associated protein FliL: protein MADDNATPEQGGSKKKLIIIIVAAVVLLAAAGGAAFFFLSGDDGSQEDIVLEEQSNALPAIYVTLPKPFVFNVTGDEQQRLVQVNTQLLVRGAEMETLAKENLPLIEHALLNTFGAATVEQLRTPQGQLEIRRQSAENVRAALIKVTGEPVVERVLFTGFVMQ, encoded by the coding sequence ATGGCAGATGATAACGCAACCCCAGAACAAGGCGGGAGTAAGAAAAAGCTGATCATTATTATTGTCGCTGCCGTTGTGTTGCTCGCGGCGGCAGGCGGCGCGGCGTTCTTTTTCCTGTCCGGTGATGACGGCAGCCAAGAAGACATTGTCCTCGAAGAGCAAAGCAATGCGCTGCCGGCGATTTATGTCACCTTACCTAAACCGTTTGTCTTTAATGTCACTGGGGATGAGCAACAGCGACTGGTGCAAGTCAATACCCAGTTGTTAGTGCGTGGTGCTGAAATGGAAACCTTGGCCAAAGAAAACTTACCGCTGATTGAGCACGCGCTTCTTAACACGTTTGGTGCAGCAACAGTCGAGCAACTGCGCACGCCACAGGGGCAGCTCGAAATTCGCCGCCAATCGGCAGAAAATGTGCGCGCGGCTTTAATCAAAGTAACGGGCGAGCCGGTGGTTGAGCGGGTGCTCTTCACTGGATTTGTGATGCAATAG
- the flhB gene encoding flagellar biosynthesis protein FlhB: MAESDGQERTEDATPRRQEQAREKGQVPRSRELASVAVLVVGAISLMWFGQALGEALMALMTRLFSLSRAEIFDSSELMLVVVGELLHLILPLGLILIVLFISGLVGAAGLGGVSFSWEAARPKLSKMSPLSGFKRMFGTQGLVELLKSILKVLLVAGVAAYLVYVNLEEFFELTIDTFPSNLYHALDILLNFVLLVCCSLLVVVVIDVPFQIWQHNEQLKMTKQEVKDEHKETEGSPEVKGRIRMLQREMAQRRMMADVPQADVVVTNPEHYSVALRYNSDIDSAPVVIAKGSDFTALKIREIAAEYDIAIVPAPPLARALYFSTELEQQIPDGLFTAVAQVLAYVFQLKQYKKGRGRRPTRPDDAYLPIPSDLQHD, translated from the coding sequence ATGGCAGAGAGCGACGGTCAGGAAAGAACAGAAGACGCCACGCCCCGAAGGCAGGAGCAGGCGCGGGAAAAGGGCCAAGTACCGCGCTCAAGAGAACTGGCTTCCGTGGCAGTGTTAGTGGTCGGGGCGATCAGTTTGATGTGGTTCGGACAAGCGCTGGGCGAAGCCCTGATGGCATTGATGACGCGCCTATTCTCCTTGTCACGCGCCGAGATCTTTGACAGCTCAGAGCTGATGCTGGTGGTGGTCGGTGAGCTACTGCATTTGATTCTGCCACTTGGGCTGATCTTGATTGTGCTATTTATCTCCGGCCTAGTGGGGGCGGCCGGGCTCGGTGGTGTAAGTTTCTCTTGGGAAGCCGCACGGCCCAAGCTGTCGAAAATGAGTCCGCTTTCTGGGTTCAAGCGTATGTTTGGTACCCAAGGCTTAGTCGAGCTATTGAAGTCTATCCTCAAGGTGCTGCTGGTCGCGGGCGTGGCGGCATACCTGGTTTATGTTAACCTCGAAGAGTTCTTTGAGCTGACCATTGATACCTTCCCCAGTAACCTCTATCACGCGCTCGACATTTTACTGAATTTCGTATTGCTCGTGTGCTGCTCGCTGTTGGTTGTGGTGGTCATTGATGTGCCATTTCAGATTTGGCAACACAATGAGCAGCTTAAAATGACCAAGCAAGAAGTAAAAGACGAGCATAAAGAAACCGAAGGTAGCCCAGAAGTGAAAGGGCGAATTCGTATGTTGCAGCGAGAGATGGCGCAACGCCGGATGATGGCGGACGTCCCTCAAGCCGATGTGGTCGTGACTAACCCCGAACACTACTCCGTGGCGCTACGCTACAACAGTGACATCGACAGTGCGCCTGTCGTGATAGCCAAAGGTTCGGACTTTACCGCATTGAAAATACGAGAAATTGCCGCTGAATATGACATTGCCATCGTTCCTGCTCCTCCCTTGGCGCGGGCATTGTATTTTAGCACCGAGCTTGAGCAACAAATCCCAGATGGCCTGTTTACCGCCGTCGCGCAGGTCTTGGCGTATGTCTTCCAGCTTAAACAGTACAAAAAAGGACGAGGTCGACGGCCGACGCGCCCTGATGACGCTTATTTACCTATCCCCTCCGACTTACAACATGACTGA
- the fliI gene encoding flagellar protein export ATPase FliI: MSQLAERLKQCQLDNLAPKPVASGKLVRMVGLTLEAIGCRAPIGSVCSVETLNGTIEAEVVGFAGELLYLMPNEQVSGVLPGARVTPLSERSQLSVGMELLGRVIDGMGNPLDGKGDIYTDKQASLEGMPINPLSRQPIREPLDVGIKAINGLLTVGKGQRIGLFAGSGVGKSVTLGMMTRGTTAQVVVVGLIGERGREVKEFIDDILGEEGRARAVVVAAPADASPLVRLKGCQTALTIAEYFRDLGLDVLLLMDSLTRFAQAQREIALSVGEPPATKGYPPSVFARLPSLVERAGNGAVGQGSITAFFTVLTEGDDLQDPIADAARAILDGHIVLSRELADSGHYPAIDVERSVSRVMPNITSDEQILMSKAVRQVLSVCRKNQDLVSIGAYKPGSDAAVDQAFSLKPKLDNYLQQGIKEVVPFDMCVNMLRSTLQG, translated from the coding sequence ATGAGCCAACTTGCTGAGCGGTTAAAACAATGTCAGCTTGATAATTTAGCCCCCAAGCCAGTGGCATCGGGGAAATTGGTGCGTATGGTTGGGCTGACACTTGAAGCTATAGGCTGTCGCGCACCCATTGGTTCTGTTTGCTCGGTTGAAACCCTTAACGGAACCATTGAAGCTGAAGTGGTGGGCTTTGCTGGTGAGCTTTTATATCTGATGCCCAACGAGCAAGTGTCAGGGGTGTTGCCAGGGGCAAGAGTGACGCCCTTGTCCGAACGTAGCCAGCTTTCCGTTGGTATGGAGCTCTTGGGGCGTGTTATCGATGGTATGGGGAATCCTCTGGATGGCAAGGGCGATATCTACACGGATAAGCAAGCAAGTTTAGAGGGCATGCCGATAAACCCCTTATCACGTCAACCGATTCGTGAGCCGCTCGATGTTGGCATCAAAGCGATCAATGGTCTATTGACGGTAGGAAAAGGGCAGCGCATTGGCTTGTTTGCCGGCTCTGGGGTAGGTAAATCAGTCACCTTGGGGATGATGACACGCGGTACCACTGCGCAAGTGGTGGTCGTAGGCTTGATTGGCGAGCGTGGCCGAGAAGTGAAAGAGTTTATCGACGATATCCTCGGAGAGGAAGGCCGCGCCCGAGCGGTAGTGGTTGCCGCGCCAGCCGATGCCTCACCGTTGGTGCGGTTGAAAGGCTGTCAAACGGCGTTGACTATTGCGGAGTATTTTCGCGATCTTGGTCTTGATGTTCTCTTATTGATGGACTCGTTAACGCGGTTTGCGCAGGCTCAGCGCGAAATTGCGTTGTCGGTAGGCGAGCCGCCCGCGACCAAAGGGTATCCACCTTCAGTATTTGCGCGCTTACCTTCGCTAGTAGAGCGCGCGGGGAACGGTGCCGTTGGACAGGGGTCTATCACGGCCTTTTTTACCGTACTGACGGAGGGGGATGATTTACAAGACCCTATTGCCGATGCGGCACGAGCGATACTCGATGGTCATATTGTGCTATCTCGCGAGTTGGCCGATAGCGGTCATTATCCAGCGATTGATGTCGAGCGTTCGGTCAGTCGAGTGATGCCCAACATTACCAGCGATGAGCAAATTCTGATGTCGAAAGCGGTGCGGCAAGTGTTGTCCGTGTGCCGTAAAAATCAAGATCTGGTCTCGATAGGCGCCTACAAACCGGGCAGTGATGCGGCGGTTGATCAGGCGTTTAGCTTGAAGCCTAAGCTCGACAATTATCTGCAGCAAGGGATCAAAGAAGTGGTTCCTTTTGATATGTGTGTCAATATGTTGCGTTCAACCTTACAGGGATAA
- the fliQ gene encoding flagellar biosynthesis protein FliQ, producing MAPEAFVELFQDALYLVLLLVSAIVVPGLLVGLIVAIFQAATSINEQTLSFLPRLIATFIALMFFGHWMTRMLMEYFYRLIDHIPTILY from the coding sequence ATGGCCCCAGAAGCATTTGTCGAGCTTTTCCAAGATGCGCTCTATTTGGTGTTACTCCTCGTCTCAGCGATTGTGGTGCCTGGCTTGTTGGTTGGCCTGATTGTCGCCATCTTTCAAGCGGCAACCTCGATTAACGAGCAAACGCTGAGCTTTTTACCGCGTTTGATCGCGACCTTTATTGCGCTGATGTTTTTTGGCCACTGGATGACGCGAATGCTGATGGAGTATTTCTATCGCTTGATTGACCATATCCCCACCATTCTGTATTGA
- the fliN gene encoding flagellar motor switch protein FliN translates to MDQNDVDDDWAAALAEQSDAEGSDDVQAAPLEELTDDSEQKMGADEQRKLDAILDIPVTISMEVGHTQINIRNLLQLNQGSVVELDRLAGESLDVLVNGTLIAHGEVVVVNDKFGIRLTDVISQTERIKKLR, encoded by the coding sequence ATGGATCAAAATGATGTAGATGATGATTGGGCTGCAGCCCTGGCTGAGCAATCTGATGCCGAGGGCTCAGATGATGTACAAGCGGCACCACTAGAAGAGCTCACTGATGACAGTGAGCAAAAAATGGGGGCGGATGAGCAGCGTAAGCTGGATGCTATCTTGGATATTCCGGTCACCATTTCCATGGAAGTCGGACACACACAAATAAACATCCGTAACCTGCTTCAACTTAACCAAGGCTCGGTGGTCGAACTAGACAGATTAGCGGGTGAGTCGCTAGATGTGTTGGTTAACGGCACCTTGATTGCTCACGGTGAAGTGGTGGTCGTGAACGATAAGTTTGGTATCCGCCTCACGGATGTGATTAGCCAGACTGAGCGGATTAAAAAACTACGATAG
- the fliO gene encoding flagellar biosynthetic protein FliO gives MNRRVWGVLMVPMPAWAAAPEVSIVTMLLSLGLVLGLIFALAWLLRRLKVPGLAQQGDGITIVSQLAVGQKERILVVDIHGEQLVVGVTATSVNLLKTLDNPLPTATPASDKHSRFANQLSQLLNRK, from the coding sequence GTGAACCGACGCGTTTGGGGTGTACTCATGGTGCCAATGCCTGCTTGGGCGGCGGCGCCTGAGGTCAGTATAGTGACAATGCTATTGTCGCTGGGGCTAGTGCTGGGGCTTATCTTTGCTCTGGCCTGGTTGCTGCGACGGTTAAAAGTGCCGGGGCTGGCGCAGCAAGGTGATGGAATCACGATCGTCAGCCAATTGGCTGTGGGTCAAAAGGAGCGCATTCTGGTGGTTGATATCCACGGTGAGCAATTGGTTGTCGGCGTGACGGCAACCAGCGTGAACTTGTTGAAAACACTTGATAACCCTCTTCCTACTGCGACGCCAGCGTCTGACAAGCATTCTCGCTTTGCCAATCAGCTTAGCCAATTGTTGAATCGAAAATGA
- the fliR gene encoding flagellar biosynthetic protein FliR, whose amino-acid sequence MEYPASVILSWMANYFWPFTRISSMMMAMTFFGARFVPVRIRLYLSLAITFAVMPALPAAPENIELVSFAGFTVLAQQIVIGVAMGMVTQFITQTFVVLGQILGMQSSLGFASMVDPANGQNTPLLGQFYLFLAVMLFLATDGHLKMLNLVVMSFDTLPIGEMIGAADYRSLAQWFGIMFKVALSISLAGVIALLVVNLSFGVMTRAAPQLNIFSLGFAFALLMGLLISWYLLFGMLTHYNNHWETGLNQVCSLIRLNCG is encoded by the coding sequence ATGGAATATCCTGCCTCGGTGATTTTATCTTGGATGGCTAACTACTTTTGGCCCTTTACCCGCATTTCGTCAATGATGATGGCGATGACCTTCTTTGGCGCCCGCTTTGTGCCAGTAAGGATCCGCCTCTACCTCTCGTTAGCGATTACCTTTGCGGTGATGCCCGCGCTACCGGCCGCCCCCGAGAATATCGAGCTAGTCTCATTTGCTGGGTTTACTGTATTGGCTCAGCAAATAGTGATTGGCGTGGCGATGGGGATGGTGACGCAGTTTATCACCCAAACCTTTGTGGTATTGGGACAAATTCTGGGTATGCAATCGAGTTTGGGCTTTGCGTCGATGGTCGACCCTGCCAATGGCCAGAATACACCCTTGCTGGGTCAATTTTACTTGTTTTTGGCTGTGATGTTGTTTCTTGCCACCGATGGCCATTTAAAAATGCTTAACCTGGTGGTGATGAGTTTTGACACCTTACCGATTGGCGAAATGATTGGCGCTGCCGATTACCGCAGTTTGGCACAGTGGTTTGGCATCATGTTTAAAGTTGCACTCAGTATTTCCCTGGCAGGCGTCATTGCCTTGTTGGTGGTTAACTTGTCTTTTGGTGTGATGACGCGGGCTGCGCCGCAGCTAAACATTTTCTCTCTTGGCTTCGCTTTTGCATTGTTAATGGGGTTGCTGATCAGCTGGTATCTGCTGTTCGGTATGTTGACGCATTACAACAATCATTGGGAAACAGGGTTGAACCAAGTTTGTTCGCTGATTCGACTTAACTGTGGATAG